From a single Brassica oleracea var. oleracea cultivar TO1000 chromosome C5, BOL, whole genome shotgun sequence genomic region:
- the LOC106344216 gene encoding putative F-box protein At1g50870: MSFNVRFETFKPINFPCCADYFGEHHLLSYNGRLALVCPLDTKLWILEDEKEDEWVCNIDLHLPIYRTDPTGKINYRLNDATVTGEFIHVAVDDEEVHILYYDPKKNNTRSFKFEGSMYKEFEGFGGGACQFNIGCIPNLKGLAYRKSSSTFARCLPNHIENLISLKNITCSKLV, encoded by the coding sequence ATGAGTTTCAATGTGAGGTTTGAAACGTTTAAACCAATTAATTTTCCATGCTGTGCGGATTATTTTGGTGAGCATCATCTGCTGAGTTACAACGGAAGGTTAGCCTTGGTTTGCCCATTAGATACAAAACTATGGATTCTTGAAGATGAAAAGGAAGATGAATGGGTATGTAATATCGACTTGCATTTACCTATTTATAGAACGGATCCGACTGGGAAGATTAACTATCGGTTAAATGATGCTACTGTTACCGGTGAGTTTATACATGTAGCGGTAGATGATGAAGAGGTTCATATTCTCTACTATGATCCAAAGAAAAACAACACCAGAAGTTTCAAGTTTGAAGGAAGTATGTACAAGGAATTTGAAGGATTTGGCGGAGGAGCTTGTCAGTTCAATATTGGATGCATACCAAATCTCAAAGGACTTGCTTACCGAAAATCTTCTTCGACGTTTGCACGATGTCTCCCGAATCACATTGAAAATCTCATCTCTCTAAAGAACATCACGTGCTCAAAACTGGTCTGA
- the LOC106293085 gene encoding N-alpha-acetyltransferase 20-like, with translation MTTIRRFSCNDLLRFTSVNLDHLTETFNMSFYMTYLARWPDYFHVAEGPGNRVMGYIMGKVEGQGESWHGHVTAVTVSPKYRRQQLAKKLMNLLEEISDKIDKAYFVDLFVRASNTPAIKMYEKLGYIIYRRVLRYYSGEEDGLDMRKALSRDVEKKSVIPLKRPITPDELEYD, from the exons ATGACGACGATTCGAAGATTCAGCTGCAACGACCTTCTCCGATTCACCTCCGTGAATCTCGACCACCTCACTGAAACA TTCAACATGTCATTCTACATGACCTACTTGGCGAGATGGCCTGATTATTTCCATGTCGCTGAAGGTCCTGGCAATCGCGTCATGGGTTATA TTATGGGTAAAGTTGAAGGGCAGGGGGAATCATGGCATGGTCATGTGACCGCCGTCACTGTCTCTCCAAAATATCGCAGGCAGCAACTCGCGAAGAAGCTGATGAACCTCCTCGAAGAGATCAGTGATAAGAT TGATAAGGCCTACTTTGTGGATCTTTTCGTGAGAGCTTCTAACACACCAGCCATCAAGATGTATGAAAAG CTTGGCTACATAATATATAGGCGGGTTCTACGCTATTACTCAGGAGAAGAAGACGGGTTAG ATATGAGGAAGGCATTATCAAGAGATGTAGAGAAAAAGTCTGTGATTCCTCTCAAGAGACCCATCACTCCTGATGAATTAGAGTATGATTAA
- the LOC106293497 gene encoding protein FANTASTIC FOUR 2-like produces the protein MGGLSFLQSMSDITSIVRTREDKAYVHPTVKRSVSQLNEKSLEMCTESLGAETGSESGDELTLLALEATAISRAHSKPQDEEKDADFRAKKATMSRSKSFPPPIKFVEESRYNRMVRSLGEDGRLVVQAIRISSPPRNFVAEREEGRLRLCLSPESSLLRDDHEEEEEEETEEGMAEENSENLEGKNGNKKISRLSSRCKENGREPKQMLTWKQQQFWVAT, from the coding sequence ATGGGTGGGTTGAGTTTCCTACAATCTATGTCCGATATCACTTCCATTGTCCGAACCAGAGAGGATAAAGCTTATGTTCACCCGACCGTGAAACGCTCTGTTTCTCAGCTGAACGAGAAAAGCCTAGAGATGTGCACTGAGAGCCTCGGGGCCGAGACAGGAAGCGAGAGTGGTGACGAGTTGACCTTACTTGCCCTTGAAGCAACCGCTATCTCCAGGGCTCATTCGAAACCTCAAGATGAAGAAAAGGACGCTGACTTTCGTGCCAAGAAAGCAACGATGAGTCGCAGCAAAAGCTTCCCGCCACCGATAAAGTTCGTTGAAGAGTCAAGGTACAATCGCATGGTGAGGTCGTTAGGAGAAGATGGTCGTCTCGTTGTTCAAGCAATCAGGATTTCTTCTCCGCCACGTAACTTTGTAGCGGAACGTGAGGAAGGAAGGCTCCGTCTCTGTTTATCCCCGGAAAGTTCTTTACTTAGGGACGATCATGAAGAGGAGGAAGAAGAAGAAACAGAGGAGGGCATGGCCGAGGAAAATAGTGAGAACTTGGAGGGTAAAAATGGAAATAAAAAGATTAGCAGGCTAAGCAGCAGATGCAAGGAGAATGGTCGTGAGCCTAAACAAATGCTTACCTGGAAGCAGCAGCAGTTTTGGGTCGCCACTTAA